In Haliotis asinina isolate JCU_RB_2024 chromosome 15, JCU_Hal_asi_v2, whole genome shotgun sequence, the sequence TCACCAGTTCGCTCGTGTTTTgaacgtgtgcgtgtgcgtgtgcgtgtgcgtgtgcgtgtgcgtctgTAGTAGTTGATCATACAGGCTATACCACACCTAGCCACAATCCGTACTTTGACCAGCACTTTTCGTAGCTAGACTTCTGACTGAATCTTATGACAGTTGTGAATGGGtgattttctgtaaagtgtttGAGGTTTTTAAATATACACCCTTcgagtaattaaaactgaccatattttgcaatatttaGTGCTTCCTTTTCATGATGACTTCTACTGAATGTGATCAAAGGTATTTTCAAGGATAGACTGTTCACACCTGCACAAATATTTGCTAATTTcaacaaaagaaaagcaaaacctaaacaaaacaaaatatacaaacacggaaacacaaaacaaaagaaacagaaaaaacCAAACCCCGACGACATTGCCAAACAAATCGGGGGTATAAAGATGATTTTGTAACCTGGTAGCAGTGATTGCAAGGGGACGTAACTCGTGAGCATCAATTTTGATACACTGTTATACTTTTTCAAACCATATATTGGATTTTAGATGATTTTCAGATCTGTACTGACTGTTGAGGAGATGGcgaacatcaaaagaaaatattctgcgaacaaatattacaatataaacaacataTATGTATGCAAAGGTATATTTACAGTATTGGTCAGTTCTTTTGAACAACTTTTTTCTCGTCGCTCAGTCAGCCATGCCTTTGTATTACATTCTATCCATACAGCAGTGTAGAGTTGCGTTTGCATGTGAAGAACTGTATGTTATATTGTGTGAAATGTATGCCCATTGTGTTTGTGTCATGTGACTATATCTATCAGTTCTATCAATCATGTCACCACAAACAGGTGTATTGGACATCGTCAAGTAGCTTGTGTAATAAATGGTTTCATATGTCCTCATGAAACAGTAAAAGCAATAGATTCTGGACTATAATTATTCATTTCTGAATTGTTGCAAACAGTGTTTGTCGTGCGATGACTAACAGTCTCAAAATGGTTCCAAACATCTCGCTGATGTCTTGCTATATCCAACAGGCGACACTGGttacagatacactgtacagAATGAAAAGAGCGCATCTATCAGTCTTGATATGAAACTGATAATTGAAACTAAACAAATTCGGAACACTCACCATTGACTAAAACTGTCTTGTTAAAGACAATAAATGATATCTGTCAACTGACCTGGCATTGTGAATAACGAATTCGTACCTTCTACAAATGTCTTTGGCATAAATGAATTAACAACGCATAACAACAGTGTAATTCAAAGCATCAATCTGGTTTGTTCCCTAACAACGATGTTATGTTACAAAACCTGAAGACAGACCACTGATAAAGTCACACATAACTCAATATGCAAGGAAACATTGATATCGAAATTTCTCAACATaccgtgcgtgcgtgagtgcgatAGTGAGAGAGATAGTGAGTGAGGATAGCTTttcgccgctttcagcaatatcacaacagtggacaccagaagtgggcttcacacgaGACGGGACGAACGGACTAGGCTGTCCCATCAACCATCAACGTGTCATGTCATCCACGTAGACTTAGACAACAAAAGAATCAGGTCATATCGATAGTGACTACAGATAAATGTTTGATAATGTAGGTTATACACACAACAGATTGTAGTTCACGGGGAAATGAGACACTGTGTCATATTAATGAGATGCTGGCTCCTTTCCCCAAGATAATTGCCAATGATGCATTTTATGATACAGACATTTAAGTCTGTATTTGTAATTTGGTATTGGGTAATTTTTCAACAGGACGCTGGTTAAATAGTAGATGATTCACCTGTTTAATGAAAACCATCAAACTAAACTTCCTGTAATGTGCACCtatatctatgacgtcacaaataggTGAGTATTAATACCCTATGTCATAAGCTCGGTGATACATTTTTCTACTGATCGCTCAATTGACTACGTTATGCCATCTAGTTCCGAATACGTTTTTATGTGAGCATATCAGTTTCTATCTTCGCTTTGTTATCCACTCCATCTATGATTACCAGAGATGAATTTACTTGGATCAAAGTACAGATAGTATTGTAACCTCGGCCGCCAGGCGCGTAGCAAGCCGGTACGTGTAAGTCGGATAGTTTGCAGAGCTTTATATGTAAGTAGTAATAGAGGGATTCCTGATTTTGAAATCGTTCTATTGATAAAGTGTATTTTTGGCAAGAATGAGAGGAAAAACTACATTACCATAACAGAATTGTGGGTTATACGTTTCTTTCTTACATTTCTACAATAAATTGCAATGCCTTATAGTTAAGCTACctcgcagtccctgaaccacgttTCTACTGTGCTACATAAATTTTCTTTCGTaattgtctctgtgtgtgtgaatCATGATTTGCAGTGTTCATAGTCATCATTGAGTCTGGGCGAAGGATATCAGTGTCCATTATAATGTATGAGACATTGTGTAATCTATTATCTAACGTTGGTGTTGGGTGGTAAAAGTCTTGACCTTCTTGACCTTTAGGAAGAAATAGGGTCTGTAAGAATATAGGGTTAACACCTtagttgtttggtttgttgctttacgccgcactgagagaaccgatgacatgcattCGCTAAGTCAGCCCAAtcccgtcagtcacctcttacgacaagtatgtgctgctgaagaccatttgtaacaaggatcttcacgggtccacctTCAACGTGCGGAGATTAAGAAATATACAGCAGtattacacaaatatatttcaaagagAGGACTTTATTAAATCTCAAAATATTTCTCCGACACGTTTACTTTCAAGCTGTAAAGAAACCCAGGACCAACGGAATGAGCCAGTTCACCGTCAGCGAGAGGTATTGCGGTCGCCTCCCAAACTCCCTCCGCCGCCATCTTGTCTATCAAGGGAAGTAAGCGACCACGGTACTCGATAGAATTATCGATGTTCTTTTGTGGAACTGTGAAAACTATCCGTCCACCTGTTGAGATAAACATACAACTGTACCCAATGCTTGCCAATTAAATGAGTAATGGTAAACGTaatttcagtttcatgaaattggaattcttaaaaaaaaattattgcAATAAATAATCACCGAACAATAAAAACTTTATACACTAGTGATGATGCCAATACCTGTTTGTATCTTCGTCCTCAATCATTATTGCTTTTCGTGGGTCCATAAAACAGGTATTGACTGAATTCACCACtctataattgttttattatgtaattacCTAAAaaatctaaaactaaaacttGCTCATTTAGTCAAGACGAGTGATTTTATTGCTACAAAGCAATGACTTTATGTCAACAATactgtgacatgtaaacaatagaATGAGGTCATTTCTTGACGTCATAACATTCGTCATAGTAACTCAAGTCAGCATGAGTTTTGTTCGGACCTGTGTTGGAGTCAGTGTCGACGGCCATCCGACCGCCTCTAGGCAATCGGGTAGACGGAAAGATATTCTTGCATAATAATTGTAAAAGATGACCTCAGATGACAGAAAGATATACGATGAAAATGACTTAGACTGTTCAATGAGCATGTTTGAGAACAGAATTATAATTGAGTGTCCTCATGAAGCCAACTTGAGTAAACGTAACAACAAGTCCTCTTAGCTCAGAAAATTAGCAACAGGTTTGTGAAACTAGTCAGCAATAGTCTTGTAGATCAAGTAGCTTTAGGTTATTTTATACCTAACGTGACATCCATCACAAGTTTGTTACATGAAGGCGTCAGTCTCTATAGGCACACCCCTAATCTTCTCTTTGCATCTTGTTCTAATATAACAAACGCAGGGCATCACTTCTATAATATTTGTATTGATCTTATTCGCGGTATAAATGTGTCAACATTTGACAGAAATCAGAGGCAGAAAGCAGGAGGACGTGAGCGTCTTGAAGTAATCTGCctcgcagtccctgaaccacattatttctcCTACAACTTAAAGCTAGGTATCCTtccaatgctaaagccctaaatgaagcacgTGCAGATTTCCTCAGGGACAGTTTCTGAATCTTCCAGACCCAAGTCCTTTGCAATTTAAATGAGATTATTTATTCCTGTAAAACTTGGATATAGTCAGACACTAGGGGTTTCTCTGCTTTTTAACGTAAATAGTTTATACTGGGTGCCTCCCTAAGGCAACAATGACCAATGGGCACCAGTCAACATCCTAATATTAAAAACAAGTGGACAACTTGGATCATCGAAGGTAACCAGTGGTCACCAAGGGTCAGTTCCAATATTCTCACCGGGCTTAACGATTCTAATCATCTGGGGGAAGGCGTTGCATGGTACCAAACCCTCGTTAAAGGCTGCCGTTGCCGTTATGCAGTCGTAGAAATCTGGAAGAAAGTTTTCTCAATGTGACAAGAGTATTTCCACTTACAGGCCTTGTggcccagtgagtgagttatttcagggtaattttgaacagtatttttGCCATGTTGGCATGATGTTGGAGGAATGTGAAAGCAGAACAGCTAAAAAAATTCTTCCTCTGTTTAAAACACACAAGGACCATAATCAGGGCAAAGATGTTGGATTCGAATCCTTGAACTAATCGCAGATAGTCTGACGACTGTGGTGAaaaaaacatcacatttgaccttttgggGAGCTCATTACAGAGCCATTTTCAATATCTTCGTGAGTAGTGCACTTTATCGTGTGTACTTTTTCAGATTTCAGGGGTCAGATAAAATTTGCCAGCTGATCCAAGCGTGGTTAATGGGCTAATCAATTCAGTAAACACCCTACCAAGAAAAACAAGTACTTTCCTGTAAGTAATATGAGTTCGTTTACCACGTTCTCGACACCTGCGTGTTGATCCTTCTGTTCATGCTCACTTCTCCATTCCCATCCGAAATGTCGTTTAGCTAGGTTTACATATTCATCTCTAcaatatttctgtttgtattCTAGTTGGGTAATAAATATATTACGGAGTAATGAAATTAACAGCAATTACAATCTAAACTTGCAAATCCTGACGAAAAAAGGGCATGAAGAAGGGTTTAGTTTTATCCTGTCACACAGCTGGTGATGTCAAATTCATATTGTTCCTCAAATAACACAGTAATATAAGTCCCCGAAATAAATTCCGGTGTTTGGATGAGTCAATTACTCCTTTGCCTTGTGGTACCTGTTTCGATTTCCTCCACCCTGTTTTTAGCCATGAATGCGCAGATCAGGCGACGGTAGACGTTTCTGGTTTTTGCCACATCCAACATTTTCTGAGCTGGATCCAGGGCATCGACGTAGGTGAATCCTAGATCCTTCAGCTGGAACAGCCAAGATAACGATCaaccaaatatatcaaaggACGTCGCCTTGGACAGTGAAGCGCCAGCGCAACATACGCAGGGAACCAGGTTAgaggtattttttcaaaaactaAGACCTTTCTAAGTCGGAtaagggcgatggggtagcctaggttttggtcgtcacgccaaagaccagcGTTAGATTTctaatatgggtacaatgtgtgaagcccagttttgGTGTTTCCTCGCCATGATtcttgctgtaatattgctaaacgctgCATTAAGCcattattcactcactctcaagcTGATTTATAATGTTAAACTGACATCTTAAACACATGGTTCCTTATTGTTAAACCACTTA encodes:
- the LOC137265930 gene encoding methyltransferase-like protein 27 — translated: MAQRHKEARFNFKLRSDMTPEQIAEMFDDFADDYDEDVRSKGLRAHEIVGDFLAKTYPKSERSSVKVLDVGAGTGFVGMKLKDLGFTYVDALDPAQKMLDVAKTRNVYRRLICAFMAKNRVEEIETDFYDCITATAAFNEGLVPCNAFPQMIRIVKPGGRIVFTVPQKNIDNSIEYRGRLLPLIDKMAAEGVWEATAIPLADGELAHSVGPGFLYSLKVNVSEKYFEI